The genomic stretch CTTTCCCTCATTTTGTACCTTCTTAAAGTTTTGGCACCCATATACTGTCTAAATATGTGAAGTATATTGTCCTGACTGAAAAAGCAGTTATTTCTAATTTGCTCTCAGCTGTTTTAGAAGTCTGCGTTCCCTCAATTGCATCCTGTTTGCATCCGTGCGGAATTGATACTGTAAATGTTACACGTAATATCAATTCGTCATACATGATACACCATCATAGGCAAAAACAATGAATGAATTTTCACacttttaaacaacaaaaagcattgattaagataagatatacctttatccGTCCCACAGTGGAAAAATTTCTGAAATGTATATGTTAATTTAGtgaattattattcatttatatataaattaatataattcatattcAATCATATCCTACAATCGTATTTAATGCTGGAAAATCTTTTCTCACCGAGTAAACACTGTACAAATGGAAGTACTGTTTCACGAACAccgtatattttttttccaaacaaagCCTGTAGTATATGTCGACGCATTTTATGATGCAGCaactattttttaaaaaccttttttttattggaataaaaaaatacaaataaaaaagcagtgTAAATTAATCTTGTATAGCATAATTTTCTGCATGTGTATAATTTAATAGAGGTGCTGAACACAATCACATTTATTTCCTCAATATTACTACaataataaagtcaaaatatatctttataaaaattctaaaataaaaaattgtgttaTTGGGAAAATGAGTTTCTTTATATTCATGAATATGTGCTACagagtgtttattttatttaaaaaaaaaaagtaataaatgaagCCATTTAGACATCACACATTAAGTCAAAATGGACAAGTAAAAGTTTCTCAATGATCCACATGGAAATTTGAAGTTCAATTTGATGATGTAACAGTTACCTGGTCTAGGAATGTTTCCTCAGTACAACATCACTTCAACATACTGTACACTTGTTAAACATTTCTATATTGTTTGCTGATGAGACATTGAGCAGCAGGAACACCAGAACAGGTAAAAAGTGTTTGTCTGTTACACAATCTGTACACTttctgacttttccatccatttgtgtattggatgtctttggatgcattcacgtgaaattctcccttcacttgaactgagaaacccaaacctgttccagcatgacaatgttcctgtgcacaaatccagctccatgaagatctgcttttcatgggttcgAGTGGAAGATATCCTACtgttggaacgctgactgcaccccaagcctcctcacctctcctacatcagtacctgactttactaacacccttgtagctgaatgaatctcacacaaatttCCATAAAATCcagaagaacatcttcccagaagagtggtgcctattataaaagcaaatggggacttcatgtgaaatgggatgttcaaaaagaagatcATACCAATcctatgctcaggtgtccacaaacatttgtccatatcaTGTATATTCCTGTTCGTCATTCCTGCACGGCCATAGCtgccataaataaaaacatctaacGGTGGTGTGCGATGGTAAAATTAGCTAAGACATAAATAACCCTCTTGTGACCCCTGCCATTGctgcctgacacacacacacacacacacacgcacacacacacacacacacacacctccacgcAGGCCGAGCTTTACACACAGGGAGTATGGATCACGGTAAGGTGAAAACGCTTGGGCATTTTTACAGAGCAGGTTTTATAAGTGCTAGAGCTTTGAAAATGGAGCAGAAAAGACACGCTTCCATGAAACTCTCCCAGAATCAGACACTGAAGGTGGACCTCCAGGTGAAGTCCGTCCTCCACGGAGGAGCAGCTCCTGTTTCGTTTAAATAGAACATCGTTTTGTCTTGTATCAGAAAGATTGTGTTAGTTCCTGTAGCTGAAAATGTCATTTACATGACTGATTATTTAGTGAATATTCAGTAACCTTGTACAAGggcaaaataaaatgtgtcaTTTAGGTTTTTTACTAGCAAACAAACATGTAGTAGACAaacagaaaggcagacagacagacagacagacacacaaacagacagacagatgcagtAGCATatcataatatacagtataaataatcTAGCATGTACAAAACATTGTTTGGATCAGTTTAATTAAGTattcaaatatgcaaatattatacaaatagGCCAGGATGGTAGTATTCAGGTACGTTAAGACATTGTTTCATTCAGAATTAGTTTGTTGTACacaatctttttccatgctagtTCACGTAAATTTAtgctaatatacactaaaactttctttcggcttctcccattaggggtcgccacagcggatcatctgtattcatgatccgcatgttcaatttggcacgtttttacgctggatgcccttcctaacgcagccctccctatttatccgggcttgggaccggcactaagagtgcactgacttgtgcaaccctaatgactgGGGTTTAtgctaatatacactatatggacaaaagagtATTATGTGCTTCATTctgaacatttcatttcacattcagtctgcattagctgttataataagctttactcttctgggaagatgttccactatattttgtggagattcgttcagccacaagggtgttagtaataaTGTAGGTTAGgcgtcctggggtgcagtcaatgttaaaattcatcccaaaggtgttcagaacctcaagatcttcctctccaaaccatttaaaccacatcttcatggagctggctttgtgcacaggggcattgccatgctggaacaggtttgggttttcaagttcaaaGAACGCAAAATGTAacgctaccacatccaaagacgccctatacaattgtgtgcctccagctttctggtaacaatttggagaaggaccacatatggcaggaaatggcaggtgtcccaatacgtttggcaatatagtgtatatacatgtacatcATGTGCTTGTTTGCTAGTAGTCAAAGTAATATTGGTGCATAAGGttttgtactgtataaatatgcTAGCATAGTCAAATGGCATAAAAATGGAGTATACTAGCACACTTACTGTAGTCCTCAgctgtgttttgttatgtaactttatgttgttttatgtagcaccagggttctggagaaacgttgtctcatttcactgtgtactgcgtcagctatatatggtagaaatgacaataaaagcttcttggcTTGACTTGACACAAATGTACAAGTATCCTTGTTAACAAGTGACAGTGTGCTCACATGTGCAAACCTTGGCTCAGTGAGCATGTTCAGACTAAATATATGCTAGTAAGTAAGTGTTCTGGAATGCAAGTGTTAGACCATCTCACACTTCTGTGGGCCTCACAGTACTGGAGATCGAGCGTGTTGATTTGAAGTGTACAGTGAACAATGTTGAACACCACACGGCACTGAATGGTACAGACAGACTGATTGTGAGGAGAGGTCAACCCTTTACCATCACCCTTTACTTAAAAGACGGCTCACACTTTCAACCTGGAACCAACATCAACCTCATCACCTCTACAGGTATCTCAATCCCTTTCGTAGGATGTAGTTTAATACACAAAGACCTTGGTTTAATATTATAGCATAGAAGccggtatcaaaaagtttcaagactagttttgcaacacgccaacagatggcagtaCATGGCTGCACGCAGTGACAGGGagcttcataagtcagtgtgccaaaagacatcgccgtttgtacatcgggagctgtttTGACCACGTGGGCACCCGGTCACCCAGCTCTCTTCACACgtgaaacaacatgatctcacttctgcacccaccctactcgccagatttggctcctgcagacttcgcaGTTCGCAGattcttcccgaagatgaagatacGGCTCAAAGGTCGCTGTTTTGAAACcgttgtggagatccagcacaAGTCGCAGGAAGTGTCTGACACGCTTCCAAAAGGGGACTTctaggacacattccagaagtggcaggaacactgggagcgctgtaATGCTGTGCAAGGAGACTATTTAAAAGGTTAtagtgtggaaacgtagataaataaagtactttcttgtaaacagagcgagtcttgaaacttttttgaTACCACTGCATATGTTAacaaaataagtattgaactaTGGTTGAAGAAACTACATCTAGCAAAGTCTACATTACATTTAACTTGAATGGTTGTTTTTTTCAGGCCCAGACACCTCTGAACTTGAAGATACTGCTATCAAATTTGGACTCAGTAAATTTATATCCAAAGTCCGCTGGAGCGTGACAGCAACGTTAGCATCTGAGAACAGTGTAGTGCTCACTGTTGGGTCTCGCCCTGATGCCCGTATTGGGCTGTATCAACTCAGCCTCGAACAGGTCAGCAAGGAAGTACAGAAAGTCAGCTTGgcccagtttgtgctgctctttAACCCCTGGTGCAAGAGTAAGACATTATAGTTACACTTTTGGTTTGGTAGAAATGTAACCATGGTAACATGAAATTGACCTAAAAGTGTTTGAACAACAGGATAATTATCTCTGTGGGTTATCACAGGAGATTCTGTGTATTTGCCGAGTGAGGCTGAGAGACAGGAGTACGTCCTGTCTCAGGATGGTCTCATCTACCGTGGAAAGCCCAAACACATCACTACACTTCCATGGACCTTTGGACAGGTACCTCAGGAGTCTCACAATTTTAGAGCCTCTACCTCaaaaagctatatatatatataaatttagaGTTTCCAGGAAACATTGCCATTATGAGGCATAATATAATATCTATGCTTTGAACCAAACATGGAAGCAGGGGTCATAACAATAAACTATACAGAGTTGCCAGTTTAGAAGAAAAGTGGAAGCTCAAtgcttaaggctctgggttactgattagaagggttagggttaaggttagggttgaggGTTCAAATGCGGGTATCgcaaagctgccactcctgggcccttgagcaaggcccttaaccctctgcactccaggggtgctgtatcatggctgatcctgcactctgaacccagcttcctaacatcgctgatATATGTGAAGCATAGTAAAATGGTTATGCGGACTaaggaattaaataaataaaattacttaCTATAAATACTGATCTCAACTCAATTAATTGTTAGCTATAGGAGACCTAGGGGAGATGTGTTAGACATCGCATTTATTTCCCATCATCAGAACACATACTAAGGCAATATGTGACTAAAGTAATATCTCCAGACAATATTGTATTAGACATGGTTCCAGGAACAAGGTCAGTCCCCAGATCATAACCCTCTTGACCTTCTTTGGGATGCAGGGTTCAATTTATTTCTAGGTGAATTCAAGCTGCTCTGGAAGCCAGACGAAGCCAAAAATACAACCAAATAGATTGTGTGTCTAAtaatctgaccaatcagcacaATAAAGCTGAACAATTGTATTGGTCAGCTCAAATGTTTAATAGAAGACCATCTGAAACCATGAATATTAAAAGTCTactgtcactgtgcagtttgagCCTGGTATTCTGGATATCTGTTTGAAAGTGTTGGATCAAAACCCTAAGCATTTGGAAAACCCAGGACAGGACTGTTTAGACCGGGCAAGCCCTGTCTATGTGACCCGAGTCATCAGTGCCATGGTGAGCAGCAACCAAAAAAACATGGTCCTATTTTAACGCTGGAATTGTGAAGTCACCCAGTACATTTTCGTATAATAATGACTAATCAATGTCCAATCTCTGTGCGATCAGATGAacagcaatgatgatgatggtgttctGGTGGGGAACTGGTCAGGAGATTATGAGGATGGAGTCAAACCCACTGCATGGACCGACAGTGGTGCTATTTTACACCAGTGGAACAGACAGAACTGCACAGGAGTGCGATACGGACAGTGCTGGGTTTTCGCTGCTGTTGCATGTTCAGGTCATTAAAACAGTATCAGACAATGCACCAGTGTATCAACATTAGGCCTAGCAACAACGACAACCAACCTATTGGAGACCACCCTCATGGTGAACCGTGTTGTTGTGTGCAGTGTCCCGGGCGCTAGGAATCCCTTGTCGAGTGGTCACTAACTACGAATCAGCTCATGACACAAACAGCAACCTGCTCGTTGAGCGATATTACAACGAGATCGATGAGGATATAAGTGACGACTCCATATGGTGAGATTTGGCAACATATTAAACTTGTATTTTCCTAAATTTGGGATATTTCCACTTATCATCTCATGCTTGCATCATCTGTGTAGGAACTTCCATGTATGGGTGGAGAGTTGGATGACACGTCCTGACCTCAGGCTGGGTTATGAGGGTTGGCAGGCCAGTGATCCCACGCCACAGGAAACAAGTGAAGGtagagttttattttaatataattaataaaatcatctTCAGGAGAATACAAAGCTTATTCTGGGAATTTTTGGACTTCTGGAATCATGTACCATTTCTGCATCAAGCCAGGTTTTTCTCTAAATTGCCCCAGGCATGGGTGAATGAAAGAACATTTTGGACTAGGCATGTCCCTGACTAAAGATTTACATCGTGGAATCAGAATGGTCAAGTCTTGCGTATAGTCGACTGATAGTCGAATCGTGAACTTACCAGTTCCTTAAAATCACATTCCTGAAGCCAGATGGAGAACAGCATCACAATATCTTCCCCAGATGAGCTTTGGAGAGGTCCAGCTTTTGGTTTGAGTTCAATGCTGGCCTCTCCTGAATAGTGACTGCATTAGGTGTACAGTCAAACACTTTGTGTCCAAAGTTAGAGGCAACCaaaattaacacaaaaacaccctGCGTTAAAACCATCTTCATGCCCGTTAGTGATGCAGTGGCATTGGTGCTTAATTACCTTGTCACAGGGGGGTTGGATTTATTCCTgcacattaaaatgaaaattatttaaagcttgtttttgtttaaagttttatttacagcattatcatAATAGGCTGTATATTAATTTAGTGGAAGAAAACCGGTAGTTCTATTTAAAATTAGACATTTCTCACacccatataaccaaaatggcacGATGCTCACGTGCGAAGATTCAAATGTGAGATTGATAGTCGTGACTGTGAGACTGGTAAACGAATAAGGCTCCTCCTAACGAAGCATGAATTCTTCCACTATTCGGGGTCACCCGTATGTTGGACTAGAGCACCATGCGCACCTGCACATCTTTCATTCACTGAAACCTGGGGGCAGTTTAGAATTGGAAGCAAGATTTTTTCTGGAAGGtggaaaagtgaaaagaaactgGAAAGATTTAGGAAACCCTACATGGAGTTATCCAGAGGTTAAGGATTGAACCAGGGAACCTGGAGATGTTTGGTTCTTTTCCTTGTGTTTGATCAGGGGTTCACTGCTGTGGTCCAGTTCCTGTAAGAGCAGTGAAGGAAGGCGACCTGAGCGCAAAGTACGACACTCCGTTTGTTTATGCTGAGGTGAACGCAGATGTGGTGGAATACATCACCCTGAGTGATAAAGTGATAAAAGTAGGAGGATCTGCTACTCACATTGGCCAGTGCATCAGCACCAAGGCAGTGGGCACAGATGACAGAGTAGACATCACGCACCTCTACAAATACCCAGAAGGTAAGGCTGATATCCTGGAGTTGAAGCCATACTCAAAATTACCAAACTAATACCACAGAGGTCTTGGAAAATGAGCATTGATTCTTTGCAGGTTCCGAAGAGGAGAGGCAGGTTTTTGAGAAGGCCAACCACATACACCGGCTAATCCAGACTGAGGAAGAGCCTGGCCTTCATGTGAAGATCAAACTGAGCCCTGAAATGATGATGGGTTCGGACTTCAACGTGTTCGCACAGGTCGTAAACAACACGGACACCCCGAAAAACTGCCGCCTTATGTTTTATGCTCAAGCAGTGTCCTA from Silurus meridionalis isolate SWU-2019-XX chromosome 16, ASM1480568v1, whole genome shotgun sequence encodes the following:
- the tgm2a gene encoding protein-glutamine gamma-glutamyltransferase 2a gives rise to the protein MDHVLEIERVDLKCTVNNVEHHTALNGTDRLIVRRGQPFTITLYLKDGSHFQPGTNINLITSTGPDTSELEDTAIKFGLSKFISKVRWSVTATLASENSVVLTVGSRPDARIGLYQLSLEQVSKEVQKVSLAQFVLLFNPWCKRDSVYLPSEAERQEYVLSQDGLIYRGKPKHITTLPWTFGQFEPGILDICLKVLDQNPKHLENPGQDCLDRASPVYVTRVISAMMNSNDDDGVLVGNWSGDYEDGVKPTAWTDSGAILHQWNRQNCTGVRYGQCWVFAAVACSVSRALGIPCRVVTNYESAHDTNSNLLVERYYNEIDEDISDDSIWNFHVWVESWMTRPDLRLGYEGWQASDPTPQETSEGVHCCGPVPVRAVKEGDLSAKYDTPFVYAEVNADVVEYITLSDKVIKVGGSATHIGQCISTKAVGTDDRVDITHLYKYPEGSEEERQVFEKANHIHRLIQTEEEPGLHVKIKLSPEMMMGSDFNVFAQVVNNTDTPKNCRLMFYAQAVSYNGKLGETCGLTELSEIILDPTEESRGTLSLKYSEYKEVITQDRMIKLVALLIDLDTKELQRATKTIVLEGPSIIILVLGDPKVGQPVLVDVILQNPLPESLGNCVFSLHGANLTDGEAITKDIGTVGPDELATTQLEFKPTASGTRKLLVVFSSDKLNNVHGYRNITIEE